Proteins encoded by one window of Vigna radiata var. radiata cultivar VC1973A chromosome 5, Vradiata_ver6, whole genome shotgun sequence:
- the LOC106762677 gene encoding uncharacterized protein LOC106762677 isoform X2, whose product MELDKLSKLEQPTLPSAYIRSLVKQLTTSGTKGSMNAKGQSFVVNGGVSHGHNSKHGKVADARRAQQSMQPQQHKKQVRRRLHTSRPYQERLLNMAEARREIVTALKFHRAAMKEAGEQKQQQHQTQEQQRRPSVSLQPSQCLTFDRDGKFKSRRNPRIYPACTSNFSGYTDGLSYSCLSQPPPSVPNSYTWPAASPIIPPHLMTENPNFILPNQTLGLNLNFQGFNNLDATFLFNNSSSSSNSSATSSSPEELPSLGISQGEGLYSMGDTVESNAATQVNGGLHTAVDDEGMAEIRSLGEQYQMEWNDTMNLVKSACWFKFLKNIEHRAPEDKNEYDTNHNFDQLLEFPAWLNANESCLEQCSVDYFQDSSLPRSLLIFSQTRVAGRALQPYVPSNAWILQILTVWTTIG is encoded by the exons ATGGAATTAGATAAACTCAGTAAGCTCGAACAACCTACTCTCCCTAGCGCATACATCCGTAGCCTAGTGAAACAACTAACCACCTCAGGAACAAAAGGCTCCATGAATGCAAAAGGCCAAAGTTTTGTTGTGAACGGTGGGGTTTCCCATGGTCATAATTCAAAACATGGGAAAGTTGCAGATGCTCGTCGAGCACAGCAGTCCATGCAACCTcaacaacataaaaaacaagTTAGGAGGAGACTCCACACCAGTAGGCCTTATCAAGAAAGGCTTTTGAACATGGCAGAGGCTCGGAGGGAGATTGTTACTGCCTTGAAATTTCACAGGGCAGCTATGAAAGAAGCAGGTGAACAGAAGCAGCAACAGCATCAGACCCAAGAACAGCAGAGAAGGCCATCAGTATCCCTCCAGCCATCCCAGTGTCTAACTTTTGACCGAGATGGAAAATTTAAGTCCAGGCGAAATCCAAGAATTTATCCTGCATGCACATCCAATTTTTCAGGCTACACGGATGGTTTATCCTATTCATGCTTATCCCAACCTCCTCCTTCGGTTCCAAACTCTTACACCTGGCCTGCTGCTTCCCCAATCATTCCACCGCACCTTATGACTGAAAACCCCAATTTCATACTTCCAAATCAGACTTTAGGATTGAATCTCAACTTTCAAGGTTTCAACAACTTAGATGCTACCTTTCTCTTCAATAACTCGTCATCATCGTCTAACTCATCTGCAACCTCATCTTCTCCAGAGGAACTTCCTTCCCTTGGAATATCACAGGGAGAGGGGTTATATTCAATGGGGGATACGGTTGAATCCAATGCTGCAACACAGGTAAATGGAGGCTTACACACAGCCGTGGACGATGAGGGTATGGCAGAGATCAGATCGTTGGGAGAGCAATATCAAATGGAATGGAATGACACCATGAATTTGGTCAAATCAGCTTGTTGGTTCAAGTTCTTGAAAAACATAGAACATAGGGCACCTGAAGACAAGAACGAATACGACACAAACCATAATTTTGACCAACTTTTGGAGTTTCCAGCTTGGTTGAATGCAAACGAGAGCTGCTTAGAGCAGTGCTCGGTGGATTATTTTCAGGATTCTTCCTTGCCTCG TTCTCTTCTCATCTTTAGCCAAACTCGAGTAGCTGGGAGGGCTTTACAGCCCTATGTACCTTCAAATG CATGGATATTGCAGATTTTGACAGTATGGACGACGATTGGTTAG
- the LOC106762677 gene encoding uncharacterized protein LOC106762677 isoform X3, translated as MELDKLSKLEQPTLPSAYIRSLVKQLTTSGTKGSMNAKGQSFVVNGGVSHGHNSKHGKVADARRAQQSMQPQQHKKQVRRRLHTSRPYQERLLNMAEARREIVTALKFHRAAMKEAGEQKQQQHQTQEQQRRPSVSLQPSQCLTFDRDGKFKSRRNPRIYPACTSNFSGYTDGLSYSCLSQPPPSVPNSYTWPAASPIIPPHLMTENPNFILPNQTLGLNLNFQGFNNLDATFLFNNSSSSSNSSATSSSPEELPSLGISQGEGLYSMGDTVESNAATQVNGGLHTAVDDEGMAEIRSLGEQYQMEWNDTMNLVKSACWFKFLKNIEHRAPEDKNEYDTNHNFDQLLEFPAWLNANESCLEQCSVDYFQDSSLPRMDIADFDSMDDDWLA; from the exons ATGGAATTAGATAAACTCAGTAAGCTCGAACAACCTACTCTCCCTAGCGCATACATCCGTAGCCTAGTGAAACAACTAACCACCTCAGGAACAAAAGGCTCCATGAATGCAAAAGGCCAAAGTTTTGTTGTGAACGGTGGGGTTTCCCATGGTCATAATTCAAAACATGGGAAAGTTGCAGATGCTCGTCGAGCACAGCAGTCCATGCAACCTcaacaacataaaaaacaagTTAGGAGGAGACTCCACACCAGTAGGCCTTATCAAGAAAGGCTTTTGAACATGGCAGAGGCTCGGAGGGAGATTGTTACTGCCTTGAAATTTCACAGGGCAGCTATGAAAGAAGCAGGTGAACAGAAGCAGCAACAGCATCAGACCCAAGAACAGCAGAGAAGGCCATCAGTATCCCTCCAGCCATCCCAGTGTCTAACTTTTGACCGAGATGGAAAATTTAAGTCCAGGCGAAATCCAAGAATTTATCCTGCATGCACATCCAATTTTTCAGGCTACACGGATGGTTTATCCTATTCATGCTTATCCCAACCTCCTCCTTCGGTTCCAAACTCTTACACCTGGCCTGCTGCTTCCCCAATCATTCCACCGCACCTTATGACTGAAAACCCCAATTTCATACTTCCAAATCAGACTTTAGGATTGAATCTCAACTTTCAAGGTTTCAACAACTTAGATGCTACCTTTCTCTTCAATAACTCGTCATCATCGTCTAACTCATCTGCAACCTCATCTTCTCCAGAGGAACTTCCTTCCCTTGGAATATCACAGGGAGAGGGGTTATATTCAATGGGGGATACGGTTGAATCCAATGCTGCAACACAGGTAAATGGAGGCTTACACACAGCCGTGGACGATGAGGGTATGGCAGAGATCAGATCGTTGGGAGAGCAATATCAAATGGAATGGAATGACACCATGAATTTGGTCAAATCAGCTTGTTGGTTCAAGTTCTTGAAAAACATAGAACATAGGGCACCTGAAGACAAGAACGAATACGACACAAACCATAATTTTGACCAACTTTTGGAGTTTCCAGCTTGGTTGAATGCAAACGAGAGCTGCTTAGAGCAGTGCTCGGTGGATTATTTTCAGGATTCTTCCTTGCCTCG CATGGATATTGCAGATTTTGACAGTATGGACGACGATTGGTTAGCGTGA
- the LOC106762677 gene encoding uncharacterized protein LOC106762677 isoform X1, with protein sequence MELDKLSKLEQPTLPSAYIRSLVKQLTTSGTKGSMNAKGQSFVVNGGVSHGHNSKHGKVADARRAQQSMQPQQHKKQVRRRLHTSRPYQERLLNMAEARREIVTALKFHRAAMKEAGEQKQQQHQTQEQQRRPSVSLQPSQCLTFDRDGKFKSRRNPRIYPACTSNFSGYTDGLSYSCLSQPPPSVPNSYTWPAASPIIPPHLMTENPNFILPNQTLGLNLNFQGFNNLDATFLFNNSSSSSNSSATSSSPEELPSLGISQGEGLYSMGDTVESNAATQVNGGLHTAVDDEGMAEIRSLGEQYQMEWNDTMNLVKSACWFKFLKNIEHRAPEDKNEYDTNHNFDQLLEFPAWLNANESCLEQCSVDYFQDSSLPRSLLIFSQTRVAGRALQPYVPSNGIELYPLKAIFSVS encoded by the exons ATGGAATTAGATAAACTCAGTAAGCTCGAACAACCTACTCTCCCTAGCGCATACATCCGTAGCCTAGTGAAACAACTAACCACCTCAGGAACAAAAGGCTCCATGAATGCAAAAGGCCAAAGTTTTGTTGTGAACGGTGGGGTTTCCCATGGTCATAATTCAAAACATGGGAAAGTTGCAGATGCTCGTCGAGCACAGCAGTCCATGCAACCTcaacaacataaaaaacaagTTAGGAGGAGACTCCACACCAGTAGGCCTTATCAAGAAAGGCTTTTGAACATGGCAGAGGCTCGGAGGGAGATTGTTACTGCCTTGAAATTTCACAGGGCAGCTATGAAAGAAGCAGGTGAACAGAAGCAGCAACAGCATCAGACCCAAGAACAGCAGAGAAGGCCATCAGTATCCCTCCAGCCATCCCAGTGTCTAACTTTTGACCGAGATGGAAAATTTAAGTCCAGGCGAAATCCAAGAATTTATCCTGCATGCACATCCAATTTTTCAGGCTACACGGATGGTTTATCCTATTCATGCTTATCCCAACCTCCTCCTTCGGTTCCAAACTCTTACACCTGGCCTGCTGCTTCCCCAATCATTCCACCGCACCTTATGACTGAAAACCCCAATTTCATACTTCCAAATCAGACTTTAGGATTGAATCTCAACTTTCAAGGTTTCAACAACTTAGATGCTACCTTTCTCTTCAATAACTCGTCATCATCGTCTAACTCATCTGCAACCTCATCTTCTCCAGAGGAACTTCCTTCCCTTGGAATATCACAGGGAGAGGGGTTATATTCAATGGGGGATACGGTTGAATCCAATGCTGCAACACAGGTAAATGGAGGCTTACACACAGCCGTGGACGATGAGGGTATGGCAGAGATCAGATCGTTGGGAGAGCAATATCAAATGGAATGGAATGACACCATGAATTTGGTCAAATCAGCTTGTTGGTTCAAGTTCTTGAAAAACATAGAACATAGGGCACCTGAAGACAAGAACGAATACGACACAAACCATAATTTTGACCAACTTTTGGAGTTTCCAGCTTGGTTGAATGCAAACGAGAGCTGCTTAGAGCAGTGCTCGGTGGATTATTTTCAGGATTCTTCCTTGCCTCG TTCTCTTCTCATCTTTAGCCAAACTCGAGTAGCTGGGAGGGCTTTACAGCCCTATGTACCTTCAAATGGTATAGAATTGTACCCCTTAAAGGCAATCTTCTCTGTATCTTAG
- the LOC106760002 gene encoding F-box only protein 13 has translation MECNYQCGRSVVSLKRKSPEDENRVLFNTFSLDDLNEDLFERILSWLPTSTFFRLSSVCKRWKSVADSASFKLACSHIPSRDPWFLMVAPNLNQSVIFDSAEGAWKRLNHPPLLQEESNQNCMPVAASGGLICHRKLSGNFIVSNPVTGSCTELPPLHAPQHQPLNAIVMSTACKDQLSFKIVLVFGELPNLLFKVYDSRSGCWDDEIALRRKTEDSSMEHDSTDDNVVYFLSKAGIVVASNMQRSPSKQYSSVITNKDGQDIVYFLSSSGKVVACNLTCKCFSEYPRLLPVFSEYSIDVVECNGEMLVVLLSEFLETATLRVWKYDEANRGWHQIAAMPAADSHEWYGKKADINCVGAGNQILICLNSPDLCTYILCDLETNKWLELPKCCINGELIDFMSAFSFEPRIEVSV, from the coding sequence ATGGAATGTAATTATCAGTGTGGCCGAAGTGTTGTAAGCTTGAAGAGAAAGTCCCCGGAAGATGAAAATCGTGTACTCTTCAACACCTTTTCTCTGGATGACCTTAATGAAGATCTCTTTGAAAGGATACTTTCATGGCTTCCAACTTCCACATTCTTTCGCCTAAGTTCTGTGTGCAAAAGATGGAAATCGGTTGCTGATTCTGCCAGTTTCAAGCTTGCCTGCTCTCACATTCCCTCGAGGGATCCTTGGTTTTTAATGGTTGCTCCCAACCTTAATCAATCTGTTATCTTTGATTCTGCTGAGGGCGCTTGGAAGAGACTAAACCACCCACCTCTTCTGCAAGAGGAATCTAACCAAAACTGCATGCCGGTTGCAGCCTCTGGTGGCTTGATTTGCCACCGGAAATTATCAGGAAATTTCATTGTGAGCAACCCCGTGACAGGATCTTGTACAGAACTTCCCCCACTTCATGCCCCGCAGCATCAACCTCTCAATGCCATTGTGATGAGCACAGCTTGCAAAGACCAACTCTCCTTCAAAATTGTCTTAGTCTTCGGTGAACTTCCAAATCTCTTGTTCAAAGTCTACGATTCAAGATCTGGCTGTTGGGATGATGAGATTGCTTTGAGGAGAAAGACAGAAGACAGTTCAATGGAACATGATTCTACTGATGACAATGTTGTGTACTTCCTCAGCAAGGCTGGAATTGTTGTGGCAAGCAACATGCAGAGAAGCCCCTCTAAGCAATATTCATCAGTTATTACCAACAAAGATGGCCAAGACATTGTGTATTTTCTTAGCTCCTCAGGGAAAGTGGTAGCATGCAATTTGACGTGCAAGTGCTTCTCTGAGTACCCCAGGTTGTTACCTGTTTTTAGTGAGTATTCCATTGATGTTGTAGAGTGCAATGGGGAGATGCTAGTTGTTTTGTTATCAGAATTCTTGGAGACTGCAACTCTTAGAGTATGGAAATATGATGAGGCTAACAGAGGGTGGCATCAGATCGCGGCAATGCCTGCAGCAGATTCTCATGAGTGGTATGGAAAGAAAGCAGACATCAATTGTGTTGGAGCTGGAAACCAAATATTGATATGCTTGAACTCCCCTGATCTATGCACTTATATTCTGTGTGATTTGGAAACCAACAAGTGGCTTGAATTGCCAAAATGTTGCATAAATGGAGAACTCATAGACTTTATGTCTGCCTTTTCATTTGAGCCTCGAATAGAGGTTTCTGTATGA
- the LOC106762677 gene encoding uncharacterized protein LOC106762677 isoform X4 has product MELDKLSKLEQPTLPSAYIRSLVKQLTTSGTKGSMNAKGQSFVVNGGVSHGHNSKHGKVADARRAQQSMQPQQHKKQVRRRLHTSRPYQERLLNMAEARREIVTALKFHRAAMKEAGEQKQQQHQTQEQQRRPSVSLQPSQCLTFDRDGKFKSRRNPRIYPACTSNFSGYTDGLSYSCLSQPPPSVPNSYTWPAASPIIPPHLMTENPNFILPNQTLGLNLNFQEELPSLGISQGEGLYSMGDTVESNAATQVNGGLHTAVDDEGMAEIRSLGEQYQMEWNDTMNLVKSACWFKFLKNIEHRAPEDKNEYDTNHNFDQLLEFPAWLNANESCLEQCSVDYFQDSSLPRSLLIFSQTRVAGRALQPYVPSNGIELYPLKAIFSVS; this is encoded by the exons ATGGAATTAGATAAACTCAGTAAGCTCGAACAACCTACTCTCCCTAGCGCATACATCCGTAGCCTAGTGAAACAACTAACCACCTCAGGAACAAAAGGCTCCATGAATGCAAAAGGCCAAAGTTTTGTTGTGAACGGTGGGGTTTCCCATGGTCATAATTCAAAACATGGGAAAGTTGCAGATGCTCGTCGAGCACAGCAGTCCATGCAACCTcaacaacataaaaaacaagTTAGGAGGAGACTCCACACCAGTAGGCCTTATCAAGAAAGGCTTTTGAACATGGCAGAGGCTCGGAGGGAGATTGTTACTGCCTTGAAATTTCACAGGGCAGCTATGAAAGAAGCAGGTGAACAGAAGCAGCAACAGCATCAGACCCAAGAACAGCAGAGAAGGCCATCAGTATCCCTCCAGCCATCCCAGTGTCTAACTTTTGACCGAGATGGAAAATTTAAGTCCAGGCGAAATCCAAGAATTTATCCTGCATGCACATCCAATTTTTCAGGCTACACGGATGGTTTATCCTATTCATGCTTATCCCAACCTCCTCCTTCGGTTCCAAACTCTTACACCTGGCCTGCTGCTTCCCCAATCATTCCACCGCACCTTATGACTGAAAACCCCAATTTCATACTTCCAAATCAGACTTTAGGATTGAATCTCAACTTTCAAG AGGAACTTCCTTCCCTTGGAATATCACAGGGAGAGGGGTTATATTCAATGGGGGATACGGTTGAATCCAATGCTGCAACACAGGTAAATGGAGGCTTACACACAGCCGTGGACGATGAGGGTATGGCAGAGATCAGATCGTTGGGAGAGCAATATCAAATGGAATGGAATGACACCATGAATTTGGTCAAATCAGCTTGTTGGTTCAAGTTCTTGAAAAACATAGAACATAGGGCACCTGAAGACAAGAACGAATACGACACAAACCATAATTTTGACCAACTTTTGGAGTTTCCAGCTTGGTTGAATGCAAACGAGAGCTGCTTAGAGCAGTGCTCGGTGGATTATTTTCAGGATTCTTCCTTGCCTCG TTCTCTTCTCATCTTTAGCCAAACTCGAGTAGCTGGGAGGGCTTTACAGCCCTATGTACCTTCAAATGGTATAGAATTGTACCCCTTAAAGGCAATCTTCTCTGTATCTTAG
- the LOC106762302 gene encoding 3-ketoacyl-CoA synthase 10, which produces MASERDLFSAEIVNRGIESSGPNAGSLTFSVRVRRRLPDFLQSVNLKYVKLGYHYLINHGIYLLTIPVLLVVFSAEVGSLSKEDLWKKLWEDARYDLATVLASFGVFVFTLSVYFMSRPRPIYLIDFACFKPDDELKVSREELMEVARKSGKFDEESLQFQKRMLMSSGIGDETYIPKAVMASSENTATMKEGRAEASMVMFGALDELFEKTRVRPKDVGVLVVNCSIFNPTPSLSAMIINHYKMRGNILSYNLGGMGCSAGVIAVDLAKDILQANPNNYAVVVSTEMVGYNWYQGKDRSMLIPNCFFRMGCSAVLLSNRRRDYSRAKYRLEHIVRTHKGADDRSFRCVYQEEDEQKLKGLKISKDLIEIGGDALKTNITTLGPLVLPFSEQLLFFGTLVWRHLFGSKTDGSSPSMKKPYIPDYKLAFEHFCVHAASKTILDELQRNLELSDKNMEASRMTLQRFGNTSSSSIWYELAYMEAKESVRRGDRVWQLAFGSGFKCNSVVWRSMRRVTKPSRNPWLDCINRYPATLN; this is translated from the exons ATGGCCAGTGAACGTGATCTGTTCTCGGCGGAGATTGTGAACCGTGGGATTGAGTCTTCTGGGCCAAACGCTGGGTCCTTGACCTTCTCCGTCAGGGTTAGGAGGCGTTTGCCGGATTTTCTTCAGTCCGTTAACCTCAAGTACGTTAAATTGGGTTACCATTATCTGATAAACCATGGCATATACTTGTTGACCATACCTGTTCTTCTGGTGGTCTTCAGTGCTGAGGTTGGAAGCCTCAGCAAAGAAGACCTTTGGAAGAAGCTTTGGGAAGATGCGCGTTACGACCTTGCCACTGTTCTTGCTTCCTTTGGGGTCTTCGTCTTCACTTTGTCTGTTTACTTCATGTCACGCCCTCGACCCATTTACCTCATTGATTTTGCATGCTTTAAACCAGATGATGAACTCAAG GTGTCAAGGGAGGAGTTGATGGAAGTGGCCAGAAAATCAGGGAAGTTCGACGAAGAGAGTCTTCAATTCCAAAAGAGGATGTTAATGTCCTCCGGCATCGGAGATGAAACCTACATCCCCAAAGCCGTCATGGCCTCCTCCGAGAACACCGCCACCATGAAGGAGGGTCGTGCAGAGGCCTCCATGGTCATGTTCGGAGCCCTGGACGAGCTCTTCGAGAAAACCCGTGTCCGACCCAAGGATGTGGGCGTTCTGGTTGTCAACTGCAGCATCTTCAACCCCACTCCGTCGCTGTCAGCCATGATCATCAACCACTACAAGATGCGGGGGAACATCCTCAGCTACAACCTCGGAGGAATGGGGTGCAGTGCTGGGGTCATAGCCGTTGACTTGGCTAAGGATATTCTGCAAGCAAACCCTAATAACTACGCGGTGGTGGTCAGCACTGAGATGGTGGGCTACAACTGGTACCAGGGCAAGGACAGGTCCATGCTCATTCCTAACTGTTTTTTCCGCATGGGTTGCTCCGCCGTCTTGCTCTCCAACCGCCGCCGGGACTACAGCCGAGCCAAGTACCGTCTTGAGCATATTGTTCGAACACATAAGGGTGCTGATGACCGTAGCTTCAG GTGTGTATACCAAGAAGAAGATGAGCAGAAACTGAAGGGACTAAAGATCAGCAAAGACTTGATTGAGATTGGTGGTGATGCTCTAAAGACCAACATCACCACACTAGGACCCTTGGTGCTACCATTTTCTGAGCAGCTTCTGTTCTTTGGGACCCTTGTGTGGAGGCACCTATTTGGGAGCAAAACTGATGGGAGTTCTCCATCAATGAAGAAGCCATACATTCCTGACTACAAACTGGCTTTTGAGCACTTCTGTGTGCATGCTGCAAGCAAGACCATTCTTGATGAGCTTCAGAGGAACTTGGAGCTGAGCGACAAGAACATGGAGGCATCAAGGATGACACTGCAGCGCTTTGGCAACACCTCTAGCAGCAGCATTTGGTATGAGCTGGCTTACATGGAAGCAAAAGAGAGTGTGAGAAGAGGAGACCGTGTTTGGCAACTTGCTTTTGGGTCTGGCTTCAAGTGCAACAGTGTCGTGTGGCGTTCCATGCGTAGAGTCACCAAGCCTTCAAGGAACCCTTGGCTTGACTGCATCAACAGATATCCTGCAACTCTCAACTGA